Genomic DNA from Coregonus clupeaformis isolate EN_2021a chromosome 9, ASM2061545v1, whole genome shotgun sequence:
GTTCTGGGTCGGTCCCTGTGTTTGCTTCTTGTAGTTCTGTCTTTAATTGGTGAACTGTACATCAAATGGACTGAATGACGACATCACTCCAGGGTATTCCAGGCCCTGGTTAGAGCACTCCTATTCAGGGATTGATCCATTACTGAAATAGTTGGATCACATCACCCATGGTCAATATATCTCAATTCATGTAGACTTGCAGAGGTTCTCGAATACGTTAATTTATCATTTCTTTCAACTGGAAGCTAAAATGATTTAGTACCAATGTGTTGAGTTtgcccctctcctttctctttccatCCCTTGTTAACTACTTACCTTGGCATGCATAAACCCTACCTTATGTACATTCACATCTTCCCCCAACCCTGACCTGTTAATAATGCAAACATCTCAGATAATCCAACTGCTTTAATCCCAAACCCACATCTCTTATCTATAGCCTAATTTTACAGATTAGcattatgagaaaaataaataaaagaaaaaaATACATGCAGCTAAAGATCAGCATCAGAGGCAAGAAAATCATGATGATAAAGTGATAGGCTATTTAAACATACAGAAGGTAAAGCTAAACAAAAGAGTCCCCAAATACCAGCTATATCTGCCCCTTAGCAAAAGCTTGAACTTAAAACATACAGTATGGGTCATTTGAGAACTTAATTGAGCTGCAACTCTTTAGcttattgatatatatatatatatatattttaaataaacaAATCCAATCCAACGGGACTGTTTTACAGCACACTGCAGTATCAATGTGTTACTGGGTATTTAGACATCAAAACCTTTTCTGACTTTGCACTCTAGATTCCCCTGAAGAGGGGTATCAGCAGCCCATCAGCAGAGGAGTTAAATGTGAGCCAACGGTGGGGTGGTCcaagtccaaacacaccaagacagtcgtgaagagcctattcccccacaggagactgaaaagatttggcatgggtccttagatcctcaaaatgttctacagctgcaccagagagcatcctgactggttgcatcaccgcctggtttggcaactgctcggcctccgaccgcaaggcactacagaggatagtgcatacgacccagtacatcactggggccaagcttcctgccatccaggacctctataccaggtggtgtcaaaggaaggccctaaaaattatcaaagactccagccaccctagtcatagactgttctctctgctaccgcacggcaagcggtaccggagcgccaagtctaggtccaaaaggcttcttaacagcttctacccccaagccataagactcctgaacagctaatcatggctacccggactatttgcattgccccaccccacccccaccctcctcttttacgctgctgctactctgtttattatttatgcatagtcactttacctctacccacatgtacatatattatctcaaattacctcgactaaccggtgccctcgcacattgactctgtaccggtaccccgtgtatataacctcactactgttattttattttactgctgctttttaattatttgatttttggatttttttcttaaaaactgcattgttggttaagggcttgtaagtaagcatttcactgtaatgtctacacctgttgtattcggcgcatgtggcaaataaaatttgatttgtacAAGAGATGTGGCCACTAGTGGGTGGGGCCATTGATTCGAGTTTGACAGCACACAGCTGAGTCCATGGTTGGATCATTCTCCCATGCTTAGGGTAGGCAACACTAGTCTTGGTAAGCTTAGCTCCAGACACTAAAACCATGTGATCCAACTAATATTAGCTCGCACGCTGCACAATTTAAGGGAACTAATTTGAAGAAGGAACAACTGTGATCAGCTAAATCGAACGACTTAGTTCCTGACTGGGTTGAGAACTGGAGTTCCCCAGCAGCCTTGCTTTATACAATTTAcaggcacacatacatacacaaaccacacacacaaatgcacaatcTACATCTATAGCTTAGCCAAGCAGCAGCGCCATGGCTCCATGTGGCTTAGTGTCCTTGTTCATGGTTAGTGCACTCGTTGTCCATTGATAACAACGTCATCAAACTCCTCCTACAGGAggaaaacagagagaacagcagagTTAATCGTCATAATAACACTTACAGCCATGAAATGTCAACAAgtttatgacagacaaaaaaagGAAGCTCAAACATGTACAATGCTAACTGTAACTCCCCCAGACCACCCTCACATcttcgctctccctctcctcctcttcatcctggGCCTGTGTGTCAGAGGCCCCTCTAGCCTTGAGCAGGGCCTGTACCTCCTTGTTGGGCCTGTGCAGGGCGCAGTAGAGGGCTGTGTGGCCTGCATAGGAGGGCTGGTCTACATTGGCCCCCCCCTGCAGCAGTAGCTGCACCAGCCTGGGGCTCTGGGACTCCACGGCCCAGTGTAGAGGGGAGCGGCCTGAGCCCAGGTCCTGGAGgggcaggaggggagagaggcatCATCATAACCTTGCTCATTAAGTAAGGGGACCTTTAATAATGAGTTTGATGGATGAAGTACTGAGGCATGTTGGAACCTAGCGGGCTTAGAGGACCCACCCTGTCTACAGCAGTCTGATACAGTAACTCATGTGGGCTACTCACCCTCTGGTTAACATTGGCTCCTGCCTCAATCAGCATGCTGATTATGTCCTCCTTGCCCCTCTGTACTGCCAAATGCAGTGCACTCACCcctgaaagagagagcgagaaagagagagagcgggagggagacaTTACAAATAGAGAAACAAAGGTAAGCAGGGATGATAGTTACAGTATGCAGAGTTTCTAACGGTACAATAACTGGCTCCATGTCCTCTGGGTGATCCGTGTACCTGAGTAGTTGGTGACATGCAGGTAGTCAGTGCTCTGGCAGTTGGAGGTGATCTCTCGTACACAGTCCTGCCTCAGCTCCCTGACGGCCAGGTGCAGTGGTGtgttccctcccctctcctggACTTCAGCGCTCGCAGCACCCCACAGCAGCCCTCGCACAAACTGGGCCTGGTCCACTATGACAGCCAGGTGAAGGGcagtctgacagacagagaggaagtaAGGAGGGAGAAGAAAATAAGTGGACGAATAGTAACCAAAGGAGGAGACGTGAGAGGGACAAGAGAAGGGTAAGGAGACCAAGAAAATGGAAGTGGACATGTGTTAATTGCATGTTAGTTTTATTGTCCCATGTGTAAGcgctttcccaacaatgcagtaatcaatatcagtagtaaAATATATACTATAAAATAAAGTAGAACAAAAAATACACCagaaatagaaataaaaacacgagaaagtaagtaagctacactacatgaccaaaagtatgtggacacctgctcgtcgaacatctcattccaaaatcatgggcattaatatggagttggtccccctttgcagctaaaacaacctccactcttctgggaaggctttccactagatgttggaacattgctgcggacactgatgttgggcgattaggcctggctcgcagtcagcgtttcaattcatcccaaaggtgttcgatggggttgaggtcaggactctgtgcaggccagtcaaagttcttccacaccaatctcgacaaaccatttctgtacggacctcactttgtgcacgggggcattgtcatgctgaaacaggaaagggccttccccaaactgttgccacaaagttggaagcacagaatcttctagaatgccactgtatgctgtagcgttaagatttcccttcactggaactaaggggcctagaccgaactatgaataacagccccagaccattattcctcctccaccaaactttacagttggcactatgcatttggacaggtagcgttctcctggcatccgccaaacccagagtcgtccgtcggactgccagatggtgaagcgtgactcatcagtccagagaatacgtttccactgctccagagtccaatggcggcaaaatttacaccactccagccgacgcttggcattgcgcatggtgatcttaggcttgtgtgtggctgctcggccatggaaacccatttcatgaagctcccgacgaacagttcttgtgctgacgttgcttccagaggcagttcggaactcggtagtgagtgttgcaaccaaggacagacaatttttacgtgctacagCACTCGggagtcctgttctgtgagctcgtgtggcctaccacttcgtggctgagccgttgttgctcctagacatttccacttcacaataacatcacttacagttgaccggggcagttctagcagggcagacattttacgaattgacttgttggaaaggtggcatcctatgacggtgccacgttgaaactcactgagcgcttcagtaaggccattctactgccaatgtttgtctatggagattgcatggctatgttCTCTATTTCATACACATGTAAGCAAtgggtgtggttgaaatagccaaatccactaatttgaaggggtgtccacatacttttgtatatacagggtcagttccagggtcagtaccaataccatatttacaatgtgcaggaatACTGACATGGTAGGGCTAGATATGTATAGGGCAcaagaggttggtggcaccttaattggggaggacgggctcatggtaatggctggagaggaattagtggaatggtttcaaatacatcaaaacacatggtttccatgtgtttgaagccattccattcactccgttccagccattattatgagccatcctcctctcagcagcctccactggtataggggtaaggtgacttgGCGTTAGGATATAAGatcaacagagtagcagcagcgtatgatGATTGTATGCGTGTATGTAGAGTAAGTATGaatgggtggagtgtgtgtgttggagtgtcagtgtgaggttcaatgcagatagtccatgtagccattttgttagctatttagcagtaaATCCCCCATTGTGAAATCCCCATATGCTGGCGTGGCGGATCTCGGTTCAGTAGAGCAGTGTAACACTTAGCTATTAGCAATGCTGGTGTATTTATTAAATCACTTTTTcacagcatcccttttgatttaaaccAAACTTTCCATATGTGTTTGCCCACAGAAGAAATGGTCAGAAAgttactttttggacctgaatgccaaaacattcaggagatagaggtgctcaaagttgacccattttgcgtACCCCATCATACCATGAAACATGCAtatcttcatcactggaaaatataaatAGTTGAGATTGATATCATCTAAatgcttacaaacagggttgtcaaatgTTTTGTAATAAAAATGTAACCTTTAACGGCAATTGTAAAAGAAAAATGTCAACTCCCGATTTTTttccatatttgcatatgttCTAGCTTACTTAGACCCTGCtttacatcatctgaggtttttgtgttgtgccagccatcggttgagacacagcatactcttgaatacagggtgggtgcaATAAtgtgctgaacaaaaatatagagTGCCttctgaaattattcagacccttttactttttccacattttgttacgttattctaaaatggattaaataaaacatttcccccagcaatctacacacaatactccataataacaaagcaaaaacagtttttttgaattttttcctaaaggactctcagaccatgagaaacaagattctctggtctgatgaaaccaagattgaactctttggcctgaatgccaagcgtcacgtctggaggaaacctggcaccatccctacggtgaagcatggtggtggcagcatcatgctgttgggatgtttttcagcggcagggactggtagactagtcaggatcgagggaaagatgaacggagcaaagtacagagagatccttaatgaaaacctgctccagagctctcaggacctcagacttgggtgaaggttcaccttacaacaggacaacgaccctaagcacacagccaagaagtGGCTTTGGGACGAGTctcagaatgtccttgagtggcctagccagagcccagacttgaacctgatcgaacatctctggagagacctgaaaatagatgtgcagcgatgctccccatccaacctgacagagctcaagaggatctgcagagaagaatgggaaaaactccccaaatacaggtgtgccaagcttgtagtgtcatacccaagaagactcaaagctgtaatcgctgccaaaggtgcttcaacaaagtactgagtaaagggtctgaatacttatgtaaatgtgataattcagtttattttttataaatctgcaaacatttctaaaaacctgttttttgcttgtcattatggagtgtgtagattgataaggggaaaaaatgatttaatcaattttagaataaggctgtaatgtaacaaaatttggaaaaagtgaaggggtctgaatcctttccgaatgcactgtgtatgtgtgtgtgtgtgtgtgcgtgtgtattttaAAGAAATTATAAAAACAGTTTGACAACCCGGTTTGTAATCTTTTAAATGATATGAATCTCAACCGTTTATCCATtacagtgatgaagacatggatgtctcattgtATGGTGGGGGTATGCAAAATAGGTCAACTTCAACcacctttatctcttgaatgtattggcattcaggtccaaaaagtcactgtTCTGAGCATTTCTACAATGGGAAAATATATATGgaaggtttcgttcaaatcaaaaggggtgttgtcaagtgattgaattcaaatggatttaaccTACAGCGTTGCTCCCTATTGTATTGGGTTGCGCAATAACAGTCTGTGGGAAGCCAGAAGTTAAATACAATTCCATTTCAACTTACTGTGCCGGTGGGCAGGACGATTGGTCATTAAAAGGGGGGGAATTTGTTACAAAATATCTAAAGGAATATATTACTAAACAGACTTCCCAAACGTGGGTCTGTTGTAGACCCACTTCCTCTCTGCTTacctcatgtcaaaataaaagtcccccacaaGTTATTCATTTTTTGTCCACATAAGGCACACTTGCAGGACTTTTATTTTTACATGACGGTTAGCAGAGAGGAAGTCGGTCTACAACAGACCTACATTTGGAAAGACTTTAATAATACGTTCCTTTAGATATTTTATCGCAAATTCCCCCGTAAATACTCcagtgttactaatgcagctgtGTGTCCCTGAGCTTACCTGTCCCAAATGGTTCTGGATGTCCAGGTAAGGCACCCAGCTCCGGTCCAGTGCTATCACCCCCAGAAGGTACTGTACGAAGGCCCAGTGCTCGTGGATAAGAGCCAAGTGAAGAGCCCTATGAGCATAGGA
This window encodes:
- the LOC121573685 gene encoding NF-kappa-B inhibitor alpha isoform X2; its protein translation is MAGIQPRCDSGKPTTRPELRFGLDKHEALGTSSPEDWCDSGLECLSGAALSLDDPFSNETSQTWGPRAPPYTTSYPSLDETDKRPMDCSSPGGEERLDSAIGDSITDETMGSISQGLGTMHLNEPVISDTVDDSGRQAAPSPEEERRREMFNTLNFVSEDGDTALHLALIHEHWAFVQYLLGVIALDRSWVPYLDIQNHLGQTALHLAVIVDQAQFVRGLLWGAASAEVQERGGNTPLHLAVRELRQDCVREITSNCQSTDYLHVTNYSGVSALHLAVQRGKEDIISMLIEAGANVNQRDLGSGRSPLHWAVESQSPRLVQLLLQGGANVDQPSYAGHTALYCALHRPNKEEEFDDVVINGQRVH
- the LOC121573685 gene encoding NF-kappa-B inhibitor alpha isoform X1, with translation MAGIQPRCDSGKPTTRPELRFGLDKHEALGTSSPEDWCDSGLECLSGAALSLDDPFSNETSQTWGPRAPPYTTSYPSLDETDKRPMDCSSPGGEERLDSAIGDSITDETMGSISQGLGTMHLNEPVISDTVDDSGRQAAPSPEEERRREMFNTLNFVSEDGDTALHLALIHEHWAFVQYLLGVIALDRSWVPYLDIQNHLGQTALHLAVIVDQAQFVRGLLWGAASAEVQERGGNTPLHLAVRELRQDCVREITSNCQSTDYLHVTNYSGVSALHLAVQRGKEDIISMLIEAGANVNQRDLGSGRSPLHWAVESQSPRLVQLLLQGGANVDQPSYAGHTALYCALHRPNKEVQALLKARGASDTQAQDEEEERESEDEEFDDVVINGQRVH